In Myxococcota bacterium, a single genomic region encodes these proteins:
- a CDS encoding YihY/virulence factor BrkB family protein — MRDWLKLAGAFVREVFDEWSKDDALSLGAALAYYTIFSMAPLLVLVIAIAGLVFGRAAAEGQIVTQIQDAIGPAGAKTIEEMIARASRPASGVTATVVSLATMVFGASGVFGQLQSSLNKIWDVHDKRRRGLQGQLRKRALAFSMILLSGFLLFLSLAASTALSAVHGFINQRFPLLGPALPLANFALSFAVITVLFAMILKMLPEVNIEWSDVWLGALVTSLLFSIGKALIGVYLGRAGVTSVYGAAGSLVLVLLWIYYSAQLLFLGAEFTEVYSRRFGSRKGVAE; from the coding sequence ATGCGTGACTGGCTGAAGCTCGCGGGCGCGTTCGTGCGCGAGGTCTTCGACGAGTGGTCGAAGGACGACGCGCTCTCGCTCGGCGCCGCGCTCGCCTACTACACCATCTTCTCGATGGCGCCCTTGCTCGTGCTGGTGATCGCGATCGCGGGGCTGGTGTTCGGCCGGGCCGCCGCGGAAGGCCAGATCGTGACCCAGATCCAGGACGCGATCGGTCCGGCCGGCGCCAAGACCATCGAGGAGATGATTGCGCGCGCCAGCCGCCCGGCTTCGGGAGTCACCGCCACGGTCGTGAGCCTGGCGACCATGGTGTTCGGCGCTTCGGGCGTGTTCGGCCAGCTGCAGAGCTCGCTCAACAAGATCTGGGACGTGCACGACAAGCGCCGGCGCGGCCTCCAAGGGCAGCTGCGCAAACGCGCCCTGGCCTTCTCCATGATCCTGTTGAGCGGGTTCCTGTTGTTCCTGTCGCTCGCGGCCTCGACCGCGCTCTCGGCCGTGCACGGCTTCATCAACCAGCGCTTCCCGCTGTTGGGCCCGGCGCTGCCGCTGGCGAATTTCGCGCTCTCGTTCGCCGTCATCACGGTGCTGTTCGCGATGATCCTGAAGATGCTGCCCGAGGTGAACATCGAGTGGAGCGACGTGTGGCTGGGGGCGCTGGTGACCTCGCTCCTGTTCTCGATCGGCAAGGCGCTGATCGGTGTGTATCTCGGCCGCGCGGGAGTCACTTCGGTGTACGGCGCCGCGGGGTCGCTGGTGCTGGTGCTCTTGTGGATCTACTACTCCGCGCAGCTCTTGTTCCTGGGCGCTGAGTTCACCGAGGTCTATTCGCGGCGCTTCGGGTCGCGCAAAGGAGTGGCCGAGTGA
- a CDS encoding helicase HerA-like domain-containing protein encodes MDAKLIAAARSAFPTGGPAVVLGAPVYSGECHPEPLIALPLAMANRHGLIAGATGTGKTKTLQLMAEQLSAAGVSVFLADLKGDLSGIAVPGTADERVTARAKETGFAWKPAGCAVELFSLTGARGAQVRATVSSFGPLLLAKVLELNDTQTSVLSLVFKYCDDRGLELYDFADLRAALTHLANEGAADLASYGGMSKQTVGVLLREMVELEQQGALAFFGEPELELDDLMRRASDGRGIVSVLELSDVQDKPALFSTFMMWLLARLQSHLPEVGDLPQPKLVFFFDEAHLLFRNASSAFLDEVGQVVRLIRSKGVGVFFVTQSPKDVPPEILGQLGSRVQHALRAFTPDDEKALRAAARTFPKSDFYDVERTLQSLGIGEALVTVLGASGVPSPPFATRMVPPASRMGPLTDLELRGCLATPIVQKYATALNRESAAEKLEKQHAAAAAPAASDSGGHTVAKVAAAGATIAAVLNSPLARSVATTITRGLLGALLGPARRRRRY; translated from the coding sequence ATGGACGCCAAGCTCATCGCCGCTGCGCGCTCGGCCTTCCCGACGGGAGGCCCGGCGGTCGTCCTGGGCGCGCCGGTCTACTCGGGAGAGTGTCATCCCGAGCCGTTGATCGCGCTGCCGCTGGCCATGGCGAACCGGCACGGCCTGATCGCGGGCGCGACCGGCACGGGCAAGACCAAGACGCTGCAGCTCATGGCCGAGCAGCTCTCGGCGGCGGGGGTGTCGGTGTTCCTCGCCGACCTGAAGGGCGACCTTTCGGGCATCGCCGTGCCGGGCACAGCCGACGAGCGAGTCACTGCGCGCGCCAAGGAGACCGGGTTCGCCTGGAAGCCCGCGGGCTGCGCGGTGGAGCTGTTCTCGCTCACCGGCGCCCGCGGCGCGCAGGTGCGCGCGACGGTCTCGTCGTTCGGGCCACTGCTTCTGGCCAAGGTGCTGGAGCTGAACGACACGCAGACCAGCGTCCTCTCGCTGGTGTTCAAGTACTGCGACGACCGCGGGCTCGAGCTGTACGATTTCGCCGACCTGCGCGCGGCGCTGACTCACCTGGCGAACGAGGGCGCGGCCGATCTGGCGAGCTACGGCGGCATGTCGAAGCAGACCGTGGGAGTCTTGCTGCGCGAGATGGTCGAGCTCGAGCAGCAGGGCGCGCTCGCCTTCTTCGGCGAGCCCGAGCTCGAGCTCGACGACCTCATGCGGCGTGCGTCGGACGGGAGAGGAATCGTCTCGGTGCTCGAGCTCTCCGACGTGCAGGACAAGCCGGCGCTGTTCAGCACGTTCATGATGTGGCTGCTGGCCCGCCTGCAGTCACACCTGCCCGAGGTCGGCGACCTGCCGCAGCCCAAGCTCGTGTTCTTCTTCGACGAGGCGCACCTGTTGTTCCGCAACGCGAGCTCGGCGTTCCTCGACGAGGTCGGCCAGGTGGTGCGGCTGATCCGCTCCAAGGGCGTGGGCGTGTTCTTCGTGACCCAGAGTCCGAAGGACGTGCCGCCCGAGATACTCGGCCAGCTCGGAAGCCGCGTGCAGCACGCGCTGCGCGCGTTCACACCCGACGACGAGAAGGCGCTGCGCGCGGCGGCCCGGACTTTTCCCAAGTCGGACTTCTACGACGTGGAGCGCACGCTCCAGTCACTGGGCATCGGGGAGGCGCTGGTCACCGTGCTCGGCGCGAGCGGCGTGCCCAGCCCGCCCTTCGCCACGCGCATGGTGCCGCCGGCTTCGCGCATGGGGCCGCTCACCGACCTCGAGCTGCGCGGCTGCCTGGCCACGCCCATCGTGCAGAAGTACGCGACCGCGCTGAATCGCGAGAGCGCGGCCGAGAAGCTCGAGAAGCAGCACGCCGCGGCCGCCGCGCCCGCAGCGAGCGACTCGGGCGGGCACACGGTCGCGAAGGTCGCGGCCGCCGGGGCCACGATCGCAGCCGTGCTGAACTCGCCGCTGGCGCGCTCCGTGGCCACCACGATCACGCGCGGGCTCTTGGGCGCGCTGCTCGGCCCCGCGCGGAGACGGCGCCGCTACTGA
- a CDS encoding DUF481 domain-containing protein — MKGIALAIFAAFVFQHASAHADEIQFTNGDKLTGKLTTLKDGKLAFDSKVAGTVALNWADIATLSTDEPVTLQLEGGSVIVDKLVAAQPGSVTTAGNDKLSSQTIPLASAVKVNPEPVQWKGQIVVGADIERGNTVKTAANLDLNAVRRSETDRITFGAAYRSETSQERNTSSDQSPDKSVTASREYGELQYDLFFGKQWFGWANTKAERDRVSSLGLRFTAGLGAGYQFYETDTFKWSVDAGPTFISENFTDDTPDNNYIALRVGSKLDWQMYPGLSYFAYGNWYPSLQRINDQLIEAQTGLRYKIWGSFFGESKIVWRWDTTPAESSSQVDLAYILGIGYGF, encoded by the coding sequence GTGAAAGGCATCGCGCTCGCCATCTTCGCCGCCTTCGTCTTCCAACATGCGTCCGCGCACGCGGACGAGATCCAGTTCACCAACGGCGACAAGCTGACCGGCAAGCTCACCACGCTCAAGGACGGCAAGCTCGCCTTTGACTCGAAGGTCGCGGGCACCGTGGCGCTGAACTGGGCCGACATCGCGACTCTCTCGACCGACGAGCCGGTCACGCTCCAGCTCGAGGGCGGCTCGGTGATCGTCGACAAGCTGGTGGCCGCGCAGCCCGGCAGTGTGACCACCGCGGGCAACGACAAGCTGAGCTCACAGACCATCCCGCTGGCCTCGGCGGTGAAGGTCAACCCGGAGCCCGTGCAGTGGAAGGGCCAGATCGTGGTCGGGGCCGACATCGAGCGCGGCAACACGGTGAAGACCGCCGCGAACCTCGACCTCAACGCGGTGCGGCGCAGTGAGACGGACCGGATCACCTTCGGCGCGGCGTACCGGTCCGAGACCTCACAAGAGAGGAACACGAGCAGCGACCAGTCTCCCGACAAGTCCGTCACGGCGTCGCGCGAGTACGGCGAGCTCCAGTACGACTTGTTCTTCGGCAAGCAGTGGTTCGGGTGGGCGAACACCAAGGCCGAACGCGATCGCGTGTCCTCGCTGGGCTTGCGCTTCACGGCCGGCCTCGGCGCCGGCTATCAGTTCTACGAGACCGACACGTTCAAGTGGAGCGTGGACGCTGGCCCCACCTTCATCTCGGAGAACTTCACCGACGACACCCCCGACAACAACTACATCGCGCTGCGCGTCGGCTCGAAGCTCGACTGGCAGATGTACCCGGGGCTCAGCTACTTCGCCTACGGGAACTGGTATCCGAGCCTGCAGCGCATCAACGACCAGCTCATCGAGGCGCAGACCGGACTCCGCTACAAGATCTGGGGTAGCTTCTTCGGTGAGTCGAAGATCGTCTGGCGCTGGGACACGACGCCCGCCGAGAGCAGCAGCCAGGTGGATCTCGCCTACATTCTCGGGATCGGTTACGGCTTCTGA
- the rfbC gene encoding dTDP-4-dehydrorhamnose 3,5-epimerase, giving the protein MRFESLAIPEVIRVEPRVFRDARGFFLESYHETKFAEAGLRTRFVQDNHSRSARGTLRGLHMQVAFAQGKLVRCTAGEVFDVAVDVRPRSRTFGQWVGETLSAENFRQLWVPPGFLHGFCVTSDSAEIQYKCTELYRPEDELGVIWNDPDLAIRWPVAEPLLSGKDAALPRLREVEQRLAAGSR; this is encoded by the coding sequence ATGCGCTTCGAATCGCTGGCGATCCCCGAGGTGATCCGCGTGGAGCCGCGGGTATTCCGCGACGCGCGCGGCTTCTTCCTCGAGAGCTACCACGAGACGAAGTTCGCCGAGGCCGGGCTGCGCACGCGCTTCGTCCAGGACAATCACTCGCGCTCGGCGCGCGGCACCTTGCGGGGGCTGCACATGCAGGTGGCGTTCGCGCAGGGCAAGCTCGTGCGCTGCACCGCGGGCGAGGTCTTCGACGTGGCGGTCGACGTGCGCCCGCGCTCGCGGACCTTCGGTCAGTGGGTCGGCGAGACACTCTCGGCCGAGAACTTCCGCCAGCTCTGGGTGCCGCCGGGCTTTCTCCACGGCTTCTGCGTCACGAGTGACTCCGCCGAGATCCAGTACAAGTGCACCGAGCTCTACCGCCCCGAGGACGAGCTGGGCGTGATCTGGAACGACCCCGACCTGGCAATCCGCTGGCCGGTCGCCGAGCCGCTGCTCTCGGGCAAGGACGCGGCGCTGCCGCGCCTGCGCGAGGTCGAGCAGCGGCTGGCCGCCGGGTCGCGCTAG